From one Malus sylvestris chromosome 1, drMalSylv7.2, whole genome shotgun sequence genomic stretch:
- the LOC126633173 gene encoding probable WRKY transcription factor 13, producing the protein MASRTSQAAILNQQQQQLGLFENQEGEGCNTQMGFFHFPPNLTFSSLPFLGHQSLKGGFSTASIASDDAPSTTTLSETLVPRPSLTPSPLRHKQDHNITTTSSEFGGGGGGAHAHLLSLQRSTANLWAWGDVSDDRDEYCLNSKRSSGGDDQHHPYLGGVSAMKMKKMKAIRRKVREPRFCFKTLSDVDVLDDGYKWRKYGQKVVKNTQHPRSYYRCTMDNCRVKKRVERLAEDPRMVITTYEGRHVHSPSHDLEDQDSRSPSHLNNFFW; encoded by the exons atggcaTCTAGAACGTCCCAGGCAGCCATTCTcaaccagcagcagcagcagctgggTTTGTTTGAGAATCAAGAGGGAGAGGGTTGTAATACACAGATGGGTTTCTTTCATTTCCCACCAAACTTGACCTTTTCGTCGTTGCCGTTTTTAGGTCACCAATCTCTCAAAGGCGGCTTCAGTACGGCTAGCATAGCTTCTGATGATGCACCTTCAACCACCACTCTCTCTGAAACCTTAGTCCCCCGGCCATCACTTACTCCTTCCCCTCTAAGGCATAAACAAGATCATAACATCACTACTACTAGTTCTGAATTTggcggtggaggaggaggagcccaTGCCCATCTCCTTTCTTTGCAAAGATCCACCGCAAATCTCTg GGCATGGGGAGACGTGAGTGATGATCGTGATGAGTATTGCCTGAACAGCAAGAGATCAAGCGGCGGAGACGACCAACATCATCCTTATTTAGGAGGGGTTTCAGcaatgaagatgaagaagatgaaggcaattaGGAGGAAGGTGAGGGAGCCTAGGTTTTGCTTCAAAACCCTGAGCGATGTGGATGTGCTTGATGATGGTTACAAGTGGAGAAAGTACGGACAGAAAGTGGTAAAGAACACACAGCATCCAAG GAGTTATTATCGTTGTACGATGGATAACTGCCGCGTAAAGAAACGAGTAGAGCGATTAGCCGAGGACCCGAGAATGGTGATCACAACATATGAAGGGAGACACGTGCATTCTCCATCTCATGATCTTGAGGATCAAGATTCACGATCTCCGTCTCACCTAAACAACTTCTTCTGGTAG